The Paenibacillus sp. FSL R7-0204 genome includes a region encoding these proteins:
- a CDS encoding copper amine oxidase N-terminal domain-containing protein, with amino-acid sequence MKKITIWLTALLLLISLLPVSAHAAQSVRVVVDGSKISFPDAQPFLDKQNRVQVPVRFVSEALGAKVGWTPASNTVTVELNGKKLVLVIGNRQFTLDGAKKTMDTAALMKNGRTFVPLKFVSEGLGVGVNWDQRVSTAYISTDGKTPVISSAPAKGTPKTSNGFTYYTDTGSMLQVNSSTENPPKGKAVLVILVDFEIEGADYAMQMKEAEAIMRQKIEPATVDAMLAYVAPKKTVEYNLPFRTFEDAKYKINVSSTEYNALVFTIYRK; translated from the coding sequence ATGAAAAAAATAACAATCTGGCTTACAGCCCTATTACTGCTAATCTCGCTATTGCCTGTATCGGCACATGCCGCCCAGTCTGTCCGGGTGGTGGTAGACGGCTCCAAAATCAGCTTCCCGGATGCCCAGCCGTTTCTCGATAAGCAGAACCGGGTGCAGGTACCGGTCCGTTTCGTGAGTGAAGCACTGGGGGCGAAGGTAGGCTGGACTCCCGCTTCCAACACCGTAACGGTGGAACTCAATGGCAAGAAGCTGGTGCTGGTCATTGGGAACCGGCAATTTACGCTGGATGGCGCCAAGAAAACGATGGATACCGCCGCCCTGATGAAGAATGGCAGAACGTTCGTGCCGCTGAAGTTTGTCAGCGAAGGACTGGGCGTAGGCGTGAACTGGGATCAGCGGGTCAGCACCGCTTATATTTCTACGGATGGCAAGACGCCTGTGATCAGCTCCGCACCCGCTAAGGGCACTCCTAAGACATCTAACGGATTCACTTATTATACGGATACAGGCTCTATGCTTCAGGTTAATTCTTCTACTGAGAATCCTCCCAAGGGCAAGGCCGTGCTTGTCATTCTGGTCGATTTCGAGATCGAGGGTGCCGATTATGCCATGCAAATGAAGGAAGCGGAAGCGATTATGCGGCAAAAGATTGAGCCGGCTACTGTAGATGCCATGTTGGCCTATGTTGCTCCCAAGAAGACAGTAGAGTATAACCTGCCCTTTAGAACATTTGAAGATGCAAAATACAAAATTAATGTGTCATCTACCGAATATAACGCGTTGGTTTTTACTATATACAGAAAATAG
- a CDS encoding WXG100 family type VII secretion target, protein MVKQVFSPEQARSVASSIKAKGQSAKDIINKLDSEIKAAEAWWQGESSKAFIEEFNQLKPSLDKLVECVNGISMQLNKVAEIKEQSDRDIASQLRR, encoded by the coding sequence ATGGTGAAACAGGTGTTCAGTCCTGAGCAGGCTAGAAGTGTAGCCAGTTCCATTAAAGCTAAAGGCCAAAGTGCTAAAGATATCATCAACAAGCTGGATAGTGAGATCAAAGCTGCTGAAGCATGGTGGCAAGGTGAATCCTCCAAGGCCTTCATTGAGGAATTTAACCAGTTGAAGCCGTCGCTCGACAAACTGGTCGAGTGTGTGAATGGCATCAGTATGCAATTGAACAAGGTAGCAGAGATCAAGGAGCAAAGCGATCGTGATATTGCCAGCCAGCTTCGCAGATAG
- the essC gene encoding type VII secretion protein EssC, with protein sequence MAKVYEFSRQPRFLPDMPGGELEIPNPPHAYAKPEIAWMALLVPPAVMLVITVLLALTAQSMYMMLSIAMTVTTLLFSFTGAASQIRKYNRQKKEREQKYLQYIADVRTELSLARTQQSKALHEMNPEPEACLHRLQQHDSKLWERTPVHQDFLSLRLGVGSVPSALRIVYNKQAVVLENDPLLMEPHRLALEFAKVPDAPVTVNLLEAEICGLAGEAERTRHLLQQMVLQLVTHHGYDDVKLVLLVPEERVEDWSWLKHLPHVWNEDFTTRYLLCGRPMAHPVLGELQEILRERELRTVPGSLHPHYVFIIEDPSLLENEPIYNYLYNGNSRLGVSSMFIAANKAYLPMNSRVVIHMNSKSAELADKISGVKLTFVPDQVNTRTLEQSARKLAPLRLRSTGAAFALPASVTLLDMLGVRTVEELDFPSIWSRNKTFRGMGVPIGVRAGGTAFRLDLHESGHGPHGLVAGTTGSGKSELLQSLIISLAIHYHPHDLVFVLIDYKGGGMADVFRGLPHLVGTITNLGGNETNRALLSIKSELLRRQRLFAEQGVNNIDRYQKLYYNGGMERGMTPIPHLIMIADEFAELKQDQPDFMKELVSAARVGRSLGVHLILATQKPAGIVDDQIWSNAKFKICLKVQDEADSKDVIKRPDAAMIKEPGRAFIQVGNDEIFEMFQSAYSGAMYDPGNVQRHHLRHKRIYRLQLNGKQEQIYPLDEEKLPEMEVPSQLESVVKSLAASARSADVHPLPGPWHPPLPESVHLAELYKAGGGWEEAGGWPSVQETLSIPVGLVDDPRGQRQEALMLDLAGEGNLFIYGAPGTGKTVLLRTLCLSAAYRYSPEDVHLYLMDCGGSSFKALEALPHCGGVMTLEQEKTILQFTKFLFRTMNERKRIFEDSGADGFADYRARIGKLASVVLVIDNYFALSETYEELDEQMVVLAREGTKYGIYMVVTATNASLVRYKFAINFKNAISLQMTEKSEYEMIVGRTEGLEPSRAAGRGLVRSKPPLEFQTALPLLPEQKHGGVEQWILHLRKQADTGLLTEAPRIPVMPASIDIRKLNEACALPEGRLAIGLSDNDLQPAVLDLDTTPIVMVAGDPMSGKSTLLVSWVTQLLRQSGKTAVYALDSGSMGIYSVLGQPGVTDLAAVDDMYAFAEEIKNELEGRRRSLLEVKSSGGAAAELYTSWPRIVFVIDRLTEFTNGDLYALKELLERMVKQERALKVAVIAGDNTSELAGNWDGLGKAIREEQCGLQLGSLKDQNLFNVRLPYGEKEKELEPGDGYLIMKNKYSGIRTAT encoded by the coding sequence ATGGCAAAAGTATACGAATTCAGCCGCCAGCCCAGATTTTTGCCGGATATGCCTGGCGGTGAACTGGAAATTCCGAATCCTCCGCATGCGTATGCTAAACCGGAGATCGCCTGGATGGCCCTGCTGGTGCCCCCTGCCGTAATGCTCGTCATTACCGTGCTGCTGGCACTGACAGCCCAGTCTATGTATATGATGCTCTCCATTGCCATGACGGTAACCACGCTTCTGTTCTCCTTCACGGGTGCAGCGTCGCAGATCCGTAAGTATAACCGGCAGAAGAAGGAGCGGGAGCAGAAGTATCTGCAATATATTGCCGATGTCCGTACCGAGCTGTCCCTGGCCCGGACTCAGCAGAGCAAGGCGCTGCACGAAATGAACCCGGAGCCTGAAGCTTGTCTGCATAGACTTCAGCAGCATGACAGCAAGCTGTGGGAACGGACGCCGGTTCACCAGGATTTTCTCTCCTTGCGGCTGGGGGTAGGCAGTGTGCCGTCCGCCTTACGTATTGTATACAACAAGCAGGCAGTCGTGCTGGAGAATGACCCGCTGCTGATGGAGCCGCACCGGCTGGCGCTGGAGTTCGCCAAGGTTCCTGATGCACCGGTTACGGTTAACCTGCTGGAAGCTGAAATCTGCGGCCTCGCAGGAGAGGCAGAGCGAACCCGGCATCTGCTGCAGCAAATGGTCCTGCAGCTGGTGACGCATCACGGATACGATGATGTGAAGCTCGTGCTGCTGGTGCCGGAAGAACGTGTTGAAGATTGGAGCTGGCTGAAGCATCTGCCCCATGTGTGGAATGAAGACTTCACCACCCGTTACTTGCTCTGCGGCAGGCCCATGGCTCACCCTGTACTGGGTGAATTACAGGAGATTCTGAGAGAACGGGAGCTGCGCACGGTGCCCGGGAGTTTGCATCCGCATTATGTCTTTATCATCGAAGATCCTTCGCTGCTGGAGAATGAACCTATTTACAATTATCTCTATAACGGGAATTCCCGGCTTGGCGTATCCTCGATGTTCATTGCAGCCAATAAAGCCTATCTTCCGATGAACAGCCGCGTAGTGATCCATATGAACAGTAAGAGTGCTGAACTCGCGGACAAAATATCGGGAGTCAAGCTGACCTTCGTGCCCGATCAGGTGAATACAAGAACGCTTGAACAGTCGGCCCGTAAGCTGGCCCCTCTGCGTCTGCGGTCTACGGGAGCAGCGTTTGCTCTTCCTGCTTCGGTCACACTGCTGGACATGCTGGGGGTCCGTACCGTGGAGGAACTGGATTTCCCGTCCATTTGGAGCCGCAACAAGACGTTCAGGGGAATGGGTGTCCCTATCGGTGTACGCGCAGGCGGAACCGCATTTCGTCTGGATCTGCATGAGAGCGGGCATGGCCCCCACGGCCTGGTTGCCGGGACCACGGGTTCAGGCAAAAGCGAGCTGCTTCAGAGCCTGATTATTTCGCTGGCGATCCACTATCATCCACATGACCTGGTCTTTGTCCTGATTGACTACAAAGGCGGCGGGATGGCCGATGTATTCCGGGGGCTTCCGCACCTGGTGGGGACGATTACCAACCTGGGCGGGAATGAGACGAACCGGGCTCTGCTCTCTATCAAAAGCGAGCTGCTGCGCCGCCAGCGGCTGTTCGCTGAACAAGGGGTCAACAATATCGACCGCTATCAGAAGCTGTATTATAACGGAGGCATGGAACGCGGCATGACGCCTATCCCGCATCTGATCATGATCGCCGATGAATTCGCGGAGCTGAAGCAGGATCAGCCCGACTTCATGAAGGAACTGGTCAGTGCCGCGAGAGTAGGCCGAAGCCTGGGGGTGCATCTGATCCTGGCTACGCAGAAGCCGGCAGGAATCGTGGATGATCAGATCTGGAGCAATGCCAAATTCAAGATCTGCCTGAAGGTCCAGGATGAAGCGGACAGCAAGGATGTTATTAAGCGTCCGGATGCGGCCATGATCAAGGAGCCGGGGCGGGCGTTTATCCAGGTGGGGAATGACGAGATCTTTGAGATGTTCCAGTCGGCTTACTCTGGAGCGATGTATGATCCTGGCAACGTGCAAAGGCATCACCTCCGGCACAAGCGCATTTACCGGCTGCAGCTCAACGGCAAACAGGAGCAGATCTATCCGCTGGATGAAGAGAAGCTGCCTGAGATGGAGGTGCCAAGCCAACTGGAGAGCGTGGTCAAATCGCTGGCAGCTTCTGCCCGGAGCGCAGACGTTCACCCGCTCCCCGGACCCTGGCATCCTCCGCTGCCTGAATCGGTACATTTAGCGGAATTGTATAAGGCTGGCGGGGGCTGGGAGGAAGCCGGCGGCTGGCCGTCCGTCCAGGAGACGCTGAGTATCCCTGTTGGTCTTGTAGATGACCCGCGCGGGCAAAGGCAGGAAGCGCTGATGCTTGATTTGGCCGGGGAGGGCAATCTCTTCATTTACGGTGCGCCGGGCACGGGCAAAACGGTGTTGCTGAGAACCTTATGTTTGTCAGCGGCTTACCGGTATTCACCGGAAGACGTACATCTATACTTGATGGATTGCGGAGGCTCTTCGTTCAAAGCGCTTGAAGCGCTGCCCCATTGCGGGGGTGTGATGACGCTGGAGCAGGAGAAGACTATTCTCCAGTTTACTAAGTTTCTGTTCCGCACCATGAATGAGCGCAAGCGGATTTTTGAAGACAGCGGGGCGGACGGCTTTGCCGATTACCGGGCAAGGATCGGCAAGCTGGCGTCAGTGGTGCTTGTGATTGACAACTATTTCGCCTTATCGGAGACCTATGAGGAATTGGATGAGCAGATGGTGGTGCTAGCGCGGGAAGGGACCAAATATGGAATCTACATGGTGGTTACGGCTACCAATGCTTCGCTTGTACGCTATAAATTCGCTATCAATTTCAAGAATGCCATCAGCCTGCAGATGACAGAGAAAAGCGAATATGAAATGATTGTCGGCCGTACGGAAGGCCTGGAGCCATCACGCGCGGCCGGCCGGGGACTTGTGCGCAGCAAGCCTCCGCTGGAGTTCCAGACGGCATTGCCGCTCCTGCCAGAGCAGAAGCATGGAGGAGTGGAGCAGTGGATACTTCACCTGCGTAAACAGGCAGACACCGGGCTGTTAACGGAAGCGCCGCGGATTCCGGTGATGCCGGCTTCCATTGATATCCGTAAGCTGAATGAGGCTTGTGCACTGCCGGAAGGGCGGCTGGCGATTGGACTATCAGATAACGACCTTCAGCCTGCCGTCCTGGATCTGGACACAACACCTATCGTCATGGTAGCCGGAGATCCTATGTCCGGTAAAAGTACATTGCTGGTATCCTGGGTCACACAGTTGCTGAGACAGTCTGGGAAGACAGCCGTCTATGCGCTTGATTCGGGGAGCATGGGAATCTACAGTGTGCTGGGGCAGCCCGGTGTAACGGATTTGGCAGCCGTCGATGATATGTATGCCTTTGCAGAGGAAATCAAGAATGAGCTTGAGGGCAGACGCCGCTCCCTGCTGGAGGTCAAGAGCAGCGGCGGTGCAGCCGCAGAGCTGTATACCTCATGGCCGCGTATCGTCTTCGTCATTGACCGGCTTACGGAGTTCACGAATGGTGATCTCTATGCCTTGAAAGAATTGCTGGAACGAATGGTGAAGCAGGAACGGGCGCTTAAGGTTGCCGTTATTGCTGGAGATAACACGTCGGAGCTGGCCGGGAACTGGGACGGACTCGGAAAGGCGATCCGCGAGGAACAATGCGGACTTCAGCTGGGCAGCCTGAAGGATCAGAATCTGTTCAACGTCCGGTTGCCTTACGGTGAGAAGGAGAAGGAGCTGGAGCCGGGGGATGGCTACCTGATTATGAAGAATAAATACTCGGGTATCCGCACGGCTACTTAG
- a CDS encoding SMI1/KNR4 family protein — protein sequence MKYISELKEWAVELLDENNFPKKLTDNQFVFMMHQGYMFWYFNLDESDNPSVYHYDESLDLTDFRKVSDTLSEFIISLYD from the coding sequence ATGAAATATATATCAGAACTTAAGGAATGGGCAGTTGAACTACTGGATGAGAATAATTTCCCGAAAAAATTAACAGATAATCAGTTTGTATTTATGATGCACCAAGGATATATGTTTTGGTATTTTAACTTGGATGAGAGTGATAATCCGTCTGTGTATCATTATGATGAAAGTCTGGATCTAACTGATTTCAGGAAAGTTAGTGATACACTTTCGGAATTTATAATTTCATTGTATGACTGA
- a CDS encoding IS3 family transposase (programmed frameshift), translating to MGNLNRTLFTEDSIRRLEKNPNVQRVSETNISYTAEFKLSAVKAYNEGTPPSEIFLRAGFDLDLIGSKKPKHSLKRWRDSFAKYGELGLLEERRGKGSAGRKPASPLSADEELKRAKAKIKLLEAEVGLSKKARSARTEQRKTLTPSERYEIIYHTLRAHGLNRMTRYLCEVAAVSTSGYYRWLGSEQRRQLRTADDERDLVLIKQHFDALQGRAGALVIKMRLEHLSGVTMNHKKIRRLMRKFNLVAAIRQANPYRKMAKATQEHQTCANLLKRQFDQKEPEKVFLTDITYLRYGNGQWAYLSCVKDGATRQILADCVAGTLELPLVEKTIRRLLERLDGNLHPEAIFHSDQGMHYTHPKTRLQMEQAGFQQSMSRKGNCWDNASMESFFGHMKDEMSVRDCQNLTEVRARVSEYIAYYNSERYQWTLKKMTPDEFRSHLLAS from the exons GTGGGAAACTTAAATCGAACCCTATTTACGGAGGATAGCATCAGAAGATTAGAGAAGAATCCAAATGTTCAGCGAGTATCCGAGACGAATATTTCGTATACTGCTGAGTTTAAGTTATCGGCAGTGAAGGCCTACAACGAGGGGACACCCCCGTCAGAAATATTTCTTAGGGCGGGCTTTGACCTGGATCTCATCGGTTCTAAAAAACCAAAGCATAGTTTGAAACGCTGGAGAGATAGCTTTGCTAAATATGGTGAACTTGGACTACTGGAAGAACGGCGTGGCAAAGGCAGCGCTGGGCGAAAGCCTGCGAGTCCCTTGTCTGCTGACGAAGAACTGAAGCGCGCAAAGGCGAAGATCAAATTACTAGAAGCTGAGGTCG GACTTTCTAAAAAAGCTCGAAGCGCTCGAACGGAACAAAGGAAGACCTTAACCCCTTCGGAGCGCTACGAGATCATTTATCACACCCTGAGAGCCCATGGACTCAACCGCATGACGCGTTATCTCTGTGAAGTCGCCGCCGTGAGCACCAGTGGCTATTACAGATGGCTGGGCTCCGAGCAAAGACGCCAACTTCGTACAGCCGACGACGAGCGTGACCTTGTTCTCATTAAGCAACACTTCGACGCCTTACAAGGAAGAGCTGGCGCTTTGGTGATTAAGATGCGTTTGGAGCATCTCAGCGGGGTCACCATGAACCACAAGAAGATTCGCCGATTAATGCGTAAGTTTAACCTTGTCGCGGCCATACGGCAAGCGAACCCGTACCGTAAGATGGCAAAGGCTACGCAGGAGCATCAGACCTGTGCCAATTTACTGAAACGCCAATTTGACCAGAAAGAGCCGGAGAAAGTCTTTCTAACCGATATCACGTACCTGCGGTACGGAAACGGACAGTGGGCTTATCTATCGTGCGTAAAAGATGGAGCAACAAGACAAATTCTTGCCGACTGTGTAGCAGGGACACTAGAGTTACCACTCGTTGAAAAGACCATTCGGCGCCTGCTGGAACGGCTGGATGGAAACCTTCATCCAGAAGCCATTTTCCACTCCGATCAGGGCATGCACTACACGCATCCTAAAACTCGTCTCCAAATGGAGCAGGCAGGTTTTCAACAGTCCATGTCCCGTAAAGGGAACTGTTGGGACAATGCATCAATGGAGTCATTCTTTGGGCACATGAAAGATGAAATGAGCGTTCGAGATTGTCAGAATCTTACGGAAGTCAGGGCTCGTGTTTCGGAATATATTGCCTACTATAACTCCGAGCGATACCAATGGACATTAAAAAAGATGACTCCTGACGAATTCAGAAGTCATCTCCTTGCGAGCTAG
- a CDS encoding pentapeptide repeat-containing protein, with protein sequence MDDNIFLKHHKWAESDGSIGEKLEIVNEELKQLNLTGMNLSCSEIVESNMSNSFLTNNDMSDCYFLSTSFERTTFSECTLSKTVFDYASLKHSDIRNCVAIKASFDDTDLSFANVSQSDLRRASFRRANLSYAKFSNVDITNALLDGALLYGTSFEEIYGIDEVSAKHIFIGTEEKPIRLEGDDIKKWLMEQMRG encoded by the coding sequence ATGGATGATAATATTTTTTTAAAACATCATAAATGGGCAGAATCGGATGGTAGTATTGGAGAGAAATTAGAAATTGTGAATGAAGAACTAAAACAACTGAATCTTACAGGGATGAACCTGAGTTGTTCAGAGATTGTAGAGTCAAATATGAGCAATTCGTTTCTGACAAATAATGATATGAGTGATTGCTATTTTTTAAGTACCTCATTCGAAAGAACGACTTTCTCAGAATGCACACTGAGTAAAACAGTATTTGATTACGCATCCCTAAAACATTCAGATATAAGAAATTGTGTAGCTATAAAAGCGTCTTTTGATGATACAGACCTTAGCTTTGCTAATGTATCTCAATCTGACTTGAGGCGAGCATCATTTCGAAGAGCAAATTTAAGCTATGCAAAGTTTTCTAATGTTGATATAACAAACGCTCTACTTGATGGAGCACTTCTTTATGGCACTAGTTTTGAAGAAATATACGGAATTGATGAAGTGTCTGCCAAACATATTTTTATTGGAACAGAAGAGAAACCAATAAGGTTGGAAGGTGATGATATTAAAAAGTGGTTAATGGAGCAGATGAGAGGATAA
- a CDS encoding SMI1/KNR4 family protein yields the protein MEVKDETIIYPLPDDVLLTEKEYKWRIKLPDEYKEFIKKFNGASPVKDSFKCNNHSYAIDRFLCILKVTGERDDEFYDIGVVRTQLDERIVSDENLVGTELLPIAVLFAGDFVCLDYRNTDKTEPSVCVWNHEESSDLDPVTYFTSNSFDEFLNMLTE from the coding sequence ATGGAAGTTAAGGATGAAACTATAATATATCCATTGCCGGATGATGTTCTGCTGACTGAAAAAGAATATAAGTGGAGAATTAAATTGCCGGATGAATATAAAGAATTTATTAAAAAATTTAATGGTGCTTCTCCTGTAAAAGATAGTTTTAAGTGTAACAACCATAGTTATGCAATTGATAGGTTTTTATGCATCTTGAAGGTAACCGGGGAGAGGGATGATGAATTCTACGATATAGGAGTAGTTAGAACTCAGTTAGATGAGAGAATTGTTTCAGACGAAAATTTAGTAGGTACTGAGTTGTTGCCAATAGCCGTGTTATTTGCAGGTGACTTTGTGTGTTTAGACTACAGGAATACTGATAAAACAGAGCCATCTGTTTGCGTTTGGAATCATGAAGAATCTTCAGATTTAGACCCTGTAACTTATTTTACAAGTAATAGCTTTGATGAGTTTTTAAATATGTTAACCGAATAA
- a CDS encoding HNH endonuclease signature motif containing protein gives MQQQVDIKRMLEQEQGLKRLNRILEEQVTGMDRSVGGQVRSVQAAYPESYVQSPSREAVRLLQELAREAQSLSDQIERKQSALRWAAGQYQAAETKAQSLLKATPAFTWKKAGSLFSRWLQGIRDQAAHGIQDVLRHPPTLSRMIQDLLRNVRDASVDRQLQSFAADAVISELFQQRESGSPAEQQQAREQLSNIAEALREIGRSQAAYSVYEKYGNKSYMKSANEHAERQRERLQKLGVDPGFYVKTDLRTQYKGSPLSACTYNPLLTDGSAVPASDELRFAIALGLVNEKYRAWSKSNYKDIEAAVIRAEQIRELERQVAEYKRLHEPPMTLPDGTPITAKNKENETTFAYFKEKVYDPRKHSEVMYTAYYGWLEDTYGMTEWRKKVVQADQVTRAFVGGLIESTVMGVVDTAKFAFDFVIDPEKTTQETIDKVNYLVNHPEVLVDAAKAMYHDFNEGTPEQKAEMLGNAASILVPGVPIAKSGMVGKLADAVMDPLTDAVKKVPDVLKNWDFPGMNPYPNRLIPATPGGPGTVEVPGQVWRSEGRGKANLKNIDEFLNGNKKFNEVIDDYAKIYKEQVDSNKPWSWDDTIPGGDSLSAAQKRKIKEIAVANGHIPEIKVTKVDGMRYGFADFAGANVVEETVELPEKFWKLSDKEQFSWLDEQIGGTRKGMTWHHTEIPGKMELVPFGIHNITPHNGGRTAGMWADAPR, from the coding sequence ATGCAGCAGCAGGTGGACATCAAGCGTATGCTGGAGCAGGAGCAGGGACTGAAGCGCTTGAATCGTATACTGGAGGAGCAGGTCACGGGAATGGACAGAAGCGTTGGCGGTCAGGTTCGTTCGGTGCAGGCTGCTTACCCGGAAAGTTATGTGCAGTCTCCCTCCCGCGAGGCCGTCCGGTTGCTGCAGGAGTTGGCAAGGGAGGCACAGTCGCTTAGTGACCAGATAGAGCGCAAGCAATCGGCGTTACGCTGGGCGGCCGGGCAATATCAAGCTGCCGAGACGAAGGCGCAGAGTTTGCTAAAGGCTACACCAGCCTTCACTTGGAAGAAGGCAGGCAGCCTGTTCAGCCGGTGGTTGCAAGGCATACGGGATCAGGCCGCGCACGGAATTCAGGATGTCCTTCGTCATCCGCCGACGCTTAGCCGCATGATTCAGGATTTGCTGCGGAACGTCAGGGACGCTTCGGTGGACAGACAACTGCAGTCTTTTGCAGCAGATGCAGTCATCTCTGAACTGTTCCAGCAGAGAGAATCCGGCAGTCCCGCCGAACAGCAGCAGGCACGGGAGCAATTGTCCAATATTGCCGAAGCGTTGCGGGAAATCGGACGGAGCCAAGCGGCGTACTCTGTCTATGAGAAGTACGGGAACAAGAGCTATATGAAGTCCGCGAATGAGCATGCAGAGCGTCAGCGGGAGCGGCTGCAGAAGCTGGGCGTGGACCCGGGATTTTATGTAAAGACTGACCTGCGGACGCAATACAAGGGCTCCCCCTTATCGGCCTGCACGTATAATCCGCTGTTAACGGACGGATCGGCGGTGCCAGCCAGTGATGAGCTGCGGTTCGCTATCGCCTTGGGGCTGGTGAATGAGAAATACCGCGCGTGGTCGAAGAGTAATTATAAGGACATTGAAGCAGCGGTGATTAGAGCGGAACAGATTCGCGAGTTGGAACGTCAGGTGGCAGAATATAAGCGGCTCCATGAGCCGCCGATGACTTTGCCGGACGGCACGCCGATCACCGCAAAGAACAAAGAGAATGAGACTACCTTTGCCTATTTCAAGGAGAAGGTCTATGATCCCAGAAAACACTCCGAAGTCATGTATACCGCCTATTACGGTTGGCTGGAAGACACGTACGGCATGACCGAATGGCGCAAAAAAGTGGTGCAGGCCGATCAGGTCACCCGGGCCTTTGTCGGCGGTCTGATCGAATCTACAGTAATGGGGGTGGTGGACACCGCCAAGTTCGCATTCGACTTCGTCATTGACCCGGAGAAGACGACCCAGGAGACGATCGACAAGGTGAACTATCTCGTCAATCACCCCGAAGTTCTGGTGGATGCAGCCAAAGCCATGTATCATGACTTCAATGAAGGCACCCCGGAGCAAAAAGCCGAAATGCTCGGCAACGCCGCTTCCATTCTCGTCCCGGGCGTACCCATCGCCAAGAGCGGCATGGTCGGCAAGCTGGCCGACGCGGTAATGGACCCGCTGACTGATGCGGTGAAGAAAGTGCCGGATGTTCTGAAAAATTGGGATTTCCCAGGAATGAACCCTTACCCGAACCGGTTAATCCCGGCAACCCCGGGTGGCCCGGGCACGGTCGAAGTGCCGGGGCAGGTGTGGCGGAGTGAGGGTAGGGGGAAAGCGAATCTAAAAAATATAGATGAGTTTTTAAATGGGAATAAGAAATTTAATGAAGTAATTGATGATTATGCAAAAATATACAAAGAACAAGTTGACTCAAACAAACCTTGGTCTTGGGATGATACGATCCCTGGTGGGGATAGCTTGTCTGCTGCTCAAAAAAGAAAGATAAAAGAAATCGCAGTAGCGAATGGACATATTCCAGAAATAAAAGTTACAAAAGTTGATGGAATGAGATATGGATTTGCTGATTTTGCCGGTGCAAATGTAGTTGAAGAAACTGTTGAGCTACCAGAAAAATTTTGGAAGTTATCGGATAAAGAACAGTTTAGTTGGTTAGATGAGCAGATAGGTGGCACGAGAAAAGGAATGACGTGGCATCATACGGAAATCCCTGGTAAAATGGAACTTGTTCCATTCGGTATTCACAATATTACACCTCATAATGGTGGGCGGACGGCAGGTATGTGGGCTGACGCTCCGAGATAA
- a CDS encoding WXG100 family type VII secretion target, whose translation MPTPQEIRRQSGNVSSAAEDIRREQSKNDSSAAQSSSWWKGGAGDTYRSEYQEITRDVTRLLGQMRELQNQLQALAGAVQRADDERRAKAKAEEEARRALAAAAARKK comes from the coding sequence TTGCCTACGCCGCAAGAAATCCGCCGGCAGTCAGGAAATGTAAGCAGTGCGGCGGAGGATATCCGCCGGGAGCAGAGTAAGAATGACAGCAGTGCCGCTCAGAGCAGCAGCTGGTGGAAGGGCGGAGCCGGGGATACTTATCGCAGCGAGTATCAGGAGATTACCCGGGATGTAACCCGTTTGCTTGGACAGATGCGGGAGCTGCAGAATCAGCTGCAGGCCCTGGCGGGCGCTGTCCAGCGGGCTGACGATGAACGCAGGGCGAAGGCGAAGGCGGAAGAAGAGGCCCGCCGCGCGCTGGCCGCAGCCGCTGCGAGGAAGAAGTAA